In one window of Nakamurella sp. PAMC28650 DNA:
- a CDS encoding serine/threonine-protein kinase — MEIPGYRNLTVLGRGGFSTVYRAVQESVQRDVALKVLGVHMAGADAKVRFSRECATNGRVGTHPNIVTLFDSGFADDGSPYLAMQLCSGGSLSERLRATGALPVSEVLRIGVKISAALQYAHSAGVLHRDIKPENILISDFGEPELADFGISSVDDQRLSTVTASSFTINHAAPEALAGAPSSVSTDVYSLCSTLYTLVAGHTPFTAPSSTALVALVNMVMNQPAPSTGRADVPDSLERLLAAGLSKTPALRPVDARAVGTALQQIQGELGLPVTEFPSAPPPLTFSPTQTFSPPGGAVPGGAGVAGVAGAGLAGVGVAGAGLAGAGVAGAGPAGALDTGNLPPTGAMPPPGTRRPMIDTGARPAAQPPVPLAPTSLDPALPPAGTGQWGAWASEVGTGQARNPGPADDGHFHPVPPVIIPPVDRAGPAGPGRGPDRRAWWIAAIVLTVLIVGAGVYFLAIRKSSQAGPNPPAPIGSSAARSPATSPSPRSSATPTKKSSTSPSTSRSAPTTSASTSRSSSSPTKVAAAPAVITSFGSSTLPAGNVDCATPSSMVTIAMTWQTQGATRAWIGIDTNDASKGPAAPVATSSDNYGLQYACSAASHVFTLTVANADGTTISASVTYTSRFPPSTTPAPTTPTTPTTPTTPSSPATSSSTTKPTTPASSTPVS; from the coding sequence ATGGAGATCCCCGGATACCGGAACCTGACCGTGCTCGGTCGGGGCGGCTTCTCGACGGTCTATCGGGCGGTCCAGGAGTCGGTCCAGCGCGACGTGGCGCTCAAGGTGCTCGGCGTGCACATGGCCGGGGCCGACGCCAAGGTCAGATTCAGCCGCGAGTGCGCGACGAACGGCCGGGTCGGCACGCACCCGAACATCGTGACGCTCTTCGACTCCGGTTTCGCCGACGACGGCTCGCCCTACCTGGCCATGCAGCTGTGCTCCGGCGGTTCGCTGTCCGAACGGCTGCGGGCGACCGGTGCGCTACCGGTCTCGGAGGTGCTGCGGATCGGGGTCAAGATCTCCGCCGCGCTCCAGTACGCGCACAGCGCCGGTGTGCTGCACCGGGACATCAAGCCGGAGAACATCCTGATCTCCGACTTCGGCGAGCCCGAACTCGCTGATTTCGGCATCTCGTCGGTGGACGACCAGCGACTGTCAACGGTGACGGCCTCCTCCTTCACCATCAACCACGCGGCACCGGAGGCGCTCGCCGGTGCGCCGTCGTCGGTGTCGACGGACGTTTACAGCCTGTGCTCGACGCTGTACACGCTGGTCGCCGGTCATACCCCGTTCACCGCCCCGAGTTCGACCGCGCTGGTCGCGCTGGTCAACATGGTGATGAACCAGCCGGCCCCGTCGACCGGACGAGCCGACGTGCCGGACAGCCTGGAACGGCTGCTGGCCGCCGGACTCTCCAAGACACCGGCGCTCAGACCGGTCGATGCCAGGGCGGTCGGGACGGCGCTGCAGCAGATCCAGGGCGAGCTCGGACTGCCGGTCACCGAGTTCCCGTCCGCCCCGCCGCCGCTGACCTTCTCCCCCACCCAGACGTTCTCGCCACCGGGCGGCGCGGTCCCTGGCGGTGCGGGTGTTGCGGGTGTTGCGGGAGCCGGTCTGGCGGGGGTCGGTGTTGCAGGAGCCGGTCTGGCCGGGGCCGGTGTTGCTGGGGCAGGTCCGGCCGGGGCGCTCGACACCGGCAACCTGCCGCCGACCGGTGCCATGCCGCCACCGGGTACGCGGCGTCCGATGATCGACACCGGCGCCCGCCCGGCGGCCCAACCTCCGGTTCCGCTGGCACCCACGTCGCTGGATCCGGCCCTGCCTCCCGCCGGCACGGGCCAGTGGGGTGCGTGGGCCAGCGAGGTGGGCACCGGGCAGGCCCGCAACCCGGGGCCGGCCGACGACGGCCACTTCCATCCGGTGCCGCCGGTGATCATCCCGCCGGTGGACCGGGCCGGGCCCGCCGGTCCGGGCCGCGGTCCGGACCGACGCGCCTGGTGGATCGCCGCGATCGTCCTGACGGTGCTGATCGTGGGTGCCGGCGTGTACTTCCTCGCCATCCGCAAGTCCTCCCAGGCCGGTCCGAACCCGCCGGCTCCGATCGGCTCGTCGGCCGCACGCTCCCCGGCCACCTCGCCATCGCCCAGGTCCTCCGCCACGCCGACGAAGAAGTCCAGCACGTCGCCCAGCACCAGCCGGTCAGCACCGACGACGTCCGCGTCGACCAGCCGGTCGAGCAGCTCCCCCACCAAGGTGGCCGCTGCCCCGGCGGTGATCACCTCCTTCGGGTCCAGCACGTTGCCGGCCGGGAACGTCGACTGCGCCACTCCCAGCTCGATGGTGACCATTGCGATGACCTGGCAGACCCAGGGAGCGACCAGAGCGTGGATCGGGATCGATACGAACGACGCCTCGAAGGGCCCGGCCGCACCGGTGGCCACGTCCAGCGACAACTACGGCCTGCAGTACGCATGCTCGGCCGCGAGCCACGTCTTCACCCTGACGGTCGCCAACGCCGACGGGACGACCATCAGTGCCTCGGTGACCTATACGTCCAGGTTCCCGCCGTCCACGACCCCGGCACCCACCACCCCCACGACACCCACCACACCGACGACACCGAGTTCACCCGCGACCTCCTCCTCGACGACCAAGCCGACCACTCCGGCGTCGAGTACTCCCGTCAGCTGA
- a CDS encoding TadE family type IV pilus minor pilin, whose protein sequence is MTTIRSRHGHGTRLGRVGDRGSVTVEAALVLAVLTVVVAACLAGIGCVIAQMRCVDAAREAARLSGRGDSAAAAAAVAQIAPQGAVLTVQFDGDMVTATVHVGAVSGLLPGVSVGATATAVKEQGVTDG, encoded by the coding sequence GTGACGACCATCCGCTCCCGGCACGGACACGGAACGCGACTCGGCCGTGTGGGCGACAGAGGCAGCGTCACCGTGGAGGCGGCGCTTGTGCTCGCAGTCCTGACGGTCGTCGTGGCTGCGTGTCTGGCCGGGATCGGGTGCGTCATCGCGCAGATGCGATGTGTGGACGCGGCGCGGGAGGCGGCTCGGCTGTCCGGGAGGGGCGACAGCGCGGCCGCCGCGGCGGCAGTCGCGCAGATCGCACCGCAGGGCGCGGTGCTGACGGTGCAATTCGACGGTGACATGGTCACTGCAACAGTGCATGTCGGGGCAGTGAGTGGTCTGTTGCCCGGAGTGTCGGTGGGTGCCACTGCGACTGCGGTCAAGGAACAGGGGGTGACTGATGGCTGA
- a CDS encoding alpha/beta hydrolase: MPASSTRDVTFANDTFNLAGQLHLPEGFDENSKYPAIVISTPGSSVKEQIGANYGRGLADRGYLALALDPGFQGQSGGQPRDLENPAARIDDIRFAVDYLTTLDYVDNDRIGALGICAGGGYAVSATLTEHRIKALGTVVPVNVGRAFRQGDTSSKRAAVAMIEAVGDRRTAAAGGLKIDRNMWIPDTEEQAAAFGITDVDTLEAVRYYRTPRGYSENSTNRRYFTSDAMMLGYDAFNLVEELLTQPLQVIVGGRIGTTFSYADGLALWEKAPNAKNFHVVQGAGHYEMYDEPKYVDEAVDTLDTFYQEFLTAQSN, encoded by the coding sequence ATGCCCGCCTCCTCAACCCGTGACGTCACGTTCGCCAACGACACCTTCAACCTCGCCGGGCAATTGCACCTGCCCGAGGGCTTCGACGAGAACTCAAAATATCCCGCCATCGTCATCTCGACCCCTGGCAGCAGCGTCAAGGAGCAGATCGGTGCCAACTACGGTCGAGGCCTCGCAGACCGAGGGTATCTCGCGCTCGCCCTCGATCCAGGCTTCCAGGGCCAGAGCGGAGGCCAGCCGCGTGATCTCGAGAACCCGGCCGCGCGGATCGACGACATCCGCTTCGCCGTCGACTACCTCACCACCCTCGACTACGTCGACAACGACAGGATCGGGGCCCTTGGCATCTGCGCCGGTGGCGGCTACGCGGTCAGCGCTACCTTGACCGAACACCGCATCAAGGCCCTCGGAACCGTCGTACCGGTGAACGTCGGCCGAGCGTTCCGCCAAGGCGATACCTCTTCGAAGCGTGCGGCGGTGGCCATGATCGAAGCCGTCGGTGACAGGCGCACCGCTGCTGCGGGCGGCCTGAAGATCGACCGCAACATGTGGATCCCCGACACCGAGGAGCAAGCCGCAGCGTTCGGCATCACCGACGTGGATACGCTGGAAGCGGTCCGCTATTACCGCACCCCGCGGGGCTACAGCGAGAACTCCACCAACCGCCGCTACTTCACCAGCGACGCCATGATGCTGGGCTACGACGCCTTCAACCTGGTCGAGGAACTCCTCACCCAGCCTCTCCAGGTCATCGTCGGGGGTCGCATCGGTACCACGTTCTCCTACGCTGACGGTCTGGCCCTCTGGGAGAAGGCCCCCAACGCCAAGAACTTCCACGTCGTCCAGGGCGCCGGTCACTACGAGATGTACGACGAGCCGAAGTACGTCGACGAAGCAGTCGACACCCTCGACACCTTCTACCAGGAGTTCCTGACCGCCCAAAGCAACTGA
- a CDS encoding Rv3654c family TadE-like protein yields MSTIFACLCVALFLVVTGIGMRLGGVMLAREQAETAADLGALAGAAHILVGSDQACRRARVVVEANRATLVSCTAQGLDVLLEVRTSSWGGAAHAHARAGPVSAG; encoded by the coding sequence GTGTCCACCATTTTCGCATGCCTGTGCGTGGCGCTGTTTCTCGTGGTCACCGGAATCGGAATGCGGCTCGGCGGCGTCATGCTGGCCAGGGAGCAGGCCGAGACCGCGGCGGATCTCGGCGCCCTGGCCGGCGCGGCCCACATACTTGTGGGATCTGACCAGGCCTGCCGGCGCGCGCGGGTCGTCGTGGAGGCCAACCGGGCCACACTGGTGTCCTGCACGGCGCAGGGACTGGATGTTCTGCTGGAGGTGCGAACCTCGTCCTGGGGCGGTGCGGCGCACGCCCACGCCCGGGCCGGCCCCGTCTCGGCCGGTTGA
- a CDS encoding TetR/AcrR family transcriptional regulator: MPRAGLGPASVTEAGAALADEVGYEQLSMGLLADRLGVKTPALYKHVDNQADLFHRIAVLAGTELGDVLRDATQGRAGTDALTAGTQAMRTYVKDHPGRYASGNAAQFTGDDDPLIAVTNRVVASWAAMLRGYEIESRQEIHALRMLRSMLHGFATLEAGGGFRYDTDVDESFTWMINFIDKGLQSLHTAGSGPGSLAVDGIEPTLH; the protein is encoded by the coding sequence ATGCCTAGGGCCGGGCTCGGGCCGGCTTCGGTCACCGAGGCCGGCGCCGCCCTGGCCGACGAGGTCGGCTACGAACAGCTCAGCATGGGTCTGCTCGCCGATCGGCTCGGGGTCAAAACCCCCGCGCTCTACAAGCACGTCGACAACCAGGCTGACCTCTTCCACCGCATCGCCGTGCTGGCCGGGACCGAACTCGGCGACGTGCTGCGCGACGCAACCCAGGGGAGGGCCGGCACCGACGCACTCACGGCCGGCACACAGGCAATGCGTACTTACGTCAAGGACCACCCCGGCCGATACGCGTCCGGGAACGCTGCCCAGTTCACCGGAGACGACGATCCGCTCATCGCGGTGACCAACCGGGTGGTCGCATCCTGGGCAGCCATGCTGCGCGGATACGAGATCGAATCCCGCCAGGAAATCCACGCTCTCCGGATGCTGCGGAGCATGCTGCACGGATTCGCGACACTGGAAGCGGGCGGCGGATTCCGCTACGACACCGACGTCGATGAAAGCTTCACCTGGATGATCAACTTCATCGACAAGGGCCTGCAGAGCCTGCACACCGCCGGCTCCGGCCCCGGTTCGCTCGCAGTCGACGGCATCGAGCCGACGCTGCACTAG
- a CDS encoding DUF4244 domain-containing protein, with protein MLARSFHRQTSVHERGVAVVRRLRRWFAEQLWERRRVSLDRPDNGPCVLAAVPAEDAVETVADEGMSTVEYAVGTVVAAAFAAVLYKIVTGDSVVAGLTSLVNSAMHTSL; from the coding sequence GTGTTGGCACGCTCCTTCCACCGGCAGACGTCGGTGCACGAGAGGGGAGTGGCTGTGGTGCGAAGACTTCGGCGCTGGTTCGCCGAGCAGTTGTGGGAGCGTCGGCGGGTGAGCCTGGACCGTCCCGACAACGGCCCGTGTGTGCTGGCTGCCGTTCCTGCCGAAGATGCAGTGGAAACTGTTGCCGACGAGGGGATGTCGACCGTCGAGTACGCGGTGGGCACCGTCGTCGCGGCGGCGTTCGCAGCAGTGCTCTACAAGATCGTGACCGGTGACTCGGTGGTTGCCGGGCTCACGAGCCTCGTCAATTCGGCGATGCACACGTCGCTGTGA
- a CDS encoding DEAD/DEAH box helicase translates to MTRPDRRSDDLLAVLRRGGDPSAVTHVERLPRQAGTTAPWPRWVPEAVVVALRNRGVEAPWLHQAETADLANAGRHVILSTGTASGKSLGYQLPVLAALLADPAACAIYLAPTKALAVDQMASLHSLSLPGIRPALFDGDTPLDERDWVRGHARWILTNPDMLHRGILPSHARWARVLRRLEFVVIDECHFYRGVFGSHVALVIRRLRRLARMYGSDPVFILASATVADPAAAAQRLIGSEVIAVSRDTAPRSGADFVLWEPPVMVDVEGENGAPVRRSAPNEAARMMADLVSAGARTLTFVRSRHGAEQTAMTTRRRLADTDPDLVDTVAAYRGGYLPEERRELEKALGSGALRGVATTNALELGVDIAGLDAALLAGYPGTLASVWQQAGRAGRGNQRALVVFVAREDPLDSYLVHHPEAVFGKPVEAAVIDPGNPYILGPHLACAAAENRLTTDDLALFGDRAQSVIDDLVLQRVLRVRPAGWFHHDTRHPGHTVDLRGSGGGQIAIVEADTGRLLGTVDEARAPASVHPGAVHLHRGQTYVVLDLDLEAGVALVQPDRPEWSTMARSVSTVEITETDARQGYPVVGPGMRPSGIAVGLGRVRVTEQVVGYLRRRHGGEMIDMIPLDMPEHVLDTRAVWYTISNEILSGAGILDRNIPGALHAAEHAAIGLLPLFAGCDRWDIGGLSTNLHPDTGEPTVIVYDGYPGGAGFADRGHAVIGPWLQAVRDAVSSCPCSSGCPSCVQSPKCGNGNQPLDKAGAVVVLDLVLAAMTPATAALTA, encoded by the coding sequence GTGACCCGCCCCGACCGCCGCAGCGACGATCTGCTCGCTGTGCTGCGCAGGGGTGGGGACCCGTCGGCCGTCACCCACGTCGAACGCCTGCCCCGGCAGGCCGGAACGACTGCTCCTTGGCCACGGTGGGTGCCGGAGGCAGTGGTGGTGGCACTGCGGAACAGAGGGGTCGAGGCCCCGTGGCTTCATCAGGCCGAGACGGCGGACCTGGCCAACGCCGGACGACACGTCATCCTGTCCACCGGTACCGCGTCCGGAAAGTCGCTCGGGTACCAACTGCCCGTGCTCGCTGCCCTGCTGGCCGATCCCGCGGCCTGTGCGATCTACCTGGCTCCGACCAAAGCGCTCGCCGTCGACCAGATGGCCTCGCTCCACTCGCTTTCGCTGCCGGGGATCCGGCCGGCACTGTTCGACGGTGACACCCCCCTCGACGAGCGGGACTGGGTGCGGGGGCACGCGAGATGGATCCTGACCAACCCGGACATGCTGCACCGCGGCATCCTGCCGTCCCACGCCCGTTGGGCCCGCGTCCTGCGCCGCCTGGAGTTCGTGGTGATCGACGAATGTCATTTCTACCGCGGCGTGTTCGGATCCCATGTCGCACTGGTGATCCGGCGGCTGCGCCGGCTGGCCCGCATGTACGGGTCGGATCCGGTGTTCATCCTGGCGTCGGCCACGGTGGCCGACCCGGCAGCGGCGGCCCAACGGCTGATCGGCTCGGAAGTGATCGCCGTGTCCAGGGACACCGCGCCGAGATCCGGGGCTGACTTCGTGCTCTGGGAGCCGCCGGTGATGGTCGACGTCGAAGGCGAGAACGGCGCGCCCGTCAGGCGTTCCGCCCCGAACGAGGCCGCACGGATGATGGCCGACCTGGTGTCTGCCGGCGCGCGCACGCTCACCTTCGTCCGGTCCAGGCACGGCGCCGAGCAGACGGCGATGACCACCCGTCGGCGGCTGGCCGACACCGATCCCGATCTGGTCGACACCGTCGCCGCCTACCGCGGCGGATACCTTCCGGAGGAACGCCGGGAGCTCGAGAAAGCGCTTGGCTCAGGCGCTCTGAGGGGAGTAGCCACCACCAACGCACTGGAACTCGGCGTCGACATCGCCGGTCTTGATGCAGCCCTGCTGGCCGGGTACCCCGGCACGCTGGCCTCGGTCTGGCAGCAGGCCGGGCGGGCCGGGCGCGGGAACCAGCGCGCCCTGGTCGTCTTCGTCGCCCGTGAGGATCCGCTGGACTCGTACCTGGTCCACCATCCGGAGGCGGTCTTCGGCAAGCCGGTCGAGGCAGCCGTGATCGATCCGGGCAACCCCTACATCCTGGGCCCGCACCTGGCCTGCGCTGCCGCCGAGAACCGGCTGACCACCGATGATCTCGCGTTGTTCGGAGACCGTGCCCAATCGGTGATCGACGACCTCGTGCTGCAAAGGGTGCTGCGGGTGCGGCCGGCGGGATGGTTTCACCACGACACCCGCCACCCCGGCCACACGGTCGATCTGCGCGGCTCCGGCGGCGGCCAGATCGCCATCGTCGAAGCCGATACCGGCCGGTTGCTCGGGACGGTCGACGAGGCCCGCGCTCCGGCCTCGGTGCATCCAGGTGCCGTCCACCTGCACCGTGGCCAGACCTACGTGGTGCTCGATCTGGATCTGGAGGCCGGGGTTGCGCTGGTGCAGCCAGATCGTCCGGAGTGGTCGACGATGGCCAGGTCGGTCTCCACCGTCGAGATCACCGAGACCGATGCACGCCAGGGGTATCCCGTGGTCGGGCCGGGGATGCGTCCGAGCGGCATCGCCGTCGGACTGGGGCGGGTGCGGGTGACGGAACAGGTGGTCGGCTACCTGCGCCGTCGCCACGGCGGCGAGATGATCGACATGATTCCGCTGGACATGCCGGAGCACGTACTCGACACCCGGGCGGTCTGGTACACCATCAGCAACGAGATCCTTTCTGGTGCAGGTATTCTCGACCGGAACATTCCCGGTGCGCTGCACGCCGCCGAACACGCCGCGATCGGTCTGCTGCCACTGTTCGCCGGCTGTGATCGGTGGGACATCGGCGGACTGTCCACCAATCTGCATCCGGACACCGGCGAACCGACCGTCATCGTCTACGACGGCTACCCCGGCGGAGCGGGCTTCGCCGACCGCGGCCACGCGGTGATCGGTCCATGGCTGCAGGCCGTCCGGGACGCGGTGAGCAGCTGCCCCTGTTCGTCCGGATGTCCGTCCTGCGTTCAATCACCCAAGTGCGGCAACGGGAACCAACCCCTGGACAAGGCCGGAGCCGTCGTGGTGCTCGACCTGGTCCTTGCCGCTATGACACCCGCAACGGCTGCCCTGACGGCCTGA
- a CDS encoding MarR family winged helix-turn-helix transcriptional regulator, whose amino-acid sequence MRTSNAARIWSLNQQVLTRVMNDCAPDIEALGLEAKEFLVLGEVDDCRYPAELAVRLVLPKPSVTVYLKNLEAKGFVRREIDPGDLRRHRLAVTPTGIKTLAEAVRILSAKFDEWLVRLDLEEQSELQRLLAKLLD is encoded by the coding sequence ATGCGCACATCGAACGCCGCGCGGATCTGGTCGCTCAACCAGCAGGTCCTCACACGCGTCATGAACGACTGCGCGCCCGACATCGAAGCTCTTGGGCTGGAGGCCAAAGAGTTCCTCGTTCTCGGCGAGGTCGACGACTGCCGCTATCCGGCCGAGCTGGCAGTCAGACTGGTCCTTCCCAAGCCGAGCGTGACCGTCTACTTGAAGAACCTGGAGGCCAAGGGTTTCGTCCGACGAGAGATCGACCCCGGCGACCTCCGCCGGCACCGTTTGGCGGTGACCCCGACCGGCATCAAGACCCTTGCGGAAGCGGTCAGGATCCTGTCCGCAAAGTTCGACGAATGGCTTGTGCGCCTCGACCTCGAGGAGCAGTCAGAGCTGCAACGGCTGTTGGCAAAGCTACTCGACTGA